The Liolophura sinensis isolate JHLJ2023 chromosome 6, CUHK_Ljap_v2, whole genome shotgun sequence genomic sequence TTATTATACTGGCGATTTTCTGTGGTTAAAATTGACCTAAGACGGTTCATGCGTCACGAGTTGAAGTTGACGGGCCACATGGGCCACTGATGTATTCCAACATATTTAACCTCGACCCACCATGTGTCATTTTCCCACATTTTACCCTTCGGTGAACCCCGTCTTAAGTGTTAGGTTGGGAAATTTAGTGCAGGCATTTTGAATTGTTACACAGTGacatttcatttcacttcacCTCACTTCTGTGTGAAAGTGAACATTTTCAAACTTGGAATGGTAAAAAGGCTTGTGAGCTGTGCTTTGTGTGGAATTCAAGTTTTTAAGTCTTGCTACAGCAGATGAGCCCAGCTACTGCTCACTCAGTCATGTTAATATGATGGTGTTATCTTGGAACGTACCACCCAGAAACTTGGTCAGGGGGTGATAGTGTGCCGACTGCAGTTGGCACGCTGGGCTGGGGGCAGCTGTTGTCAAGGGCAGCCGCAATTTTAGCAGATCACATGATAACTATGCCTTTCCCTTTTAAATAGATTACTCATAGAAAATAAGAAAAGTGAGAACAGCATGTAATACGTGATAGGTTTATTGTTATGCGCTTTCCATTATAATTTGAAATgttgagttttgtttttaaatcttcagttttctttggctaatttatatatacatgtaattgaaagATGCAAGgagaaataagaaaaacagGATATTGTTAAGATGAATAgttgcatgtttatttattttttattttcgtaATTTTTAGCCAAATTATGCCATTTATGTAACGACATTagacatacattacatgtacaacagtgacCTGCGATGGTTTTAAGAATAATTCTTTGTCAATTAAAATGTCTCCTTGATCATTTTCAGGAGGGCACATTTGAGAAATTGCCTGGAAAAATTAAAAGATATGGTGCCATTAGGTAGAGAGAGCTCAAGGCATACAACTTTGGGTTTGTTGACTGAAGCGAAATCTTTTATCAAGGTAGGTTTTGTTGATCAAATTTCGGTAGTTTATGGAAGCATTTCCAGTTCAAATAAAGAAGTCATGACCTATTCATTGATGATAACAATTATTTCTAAAGATGTGATTTTTCCAGTACTGAAAGGGAAGTCCAGAGAATAGGGGCCACACTGGTTAATAACTTATAGTTTTTGGTACATAAGAGGGTGTCTTTGAAGTTTCTGTAGAGTAAGTGTCATTGGAAAGGTGAAGATCCTGAACCTACCTAAGGGCTCTTGCTGACCAAGTGAGTTATTGGATTCTGGTTTAAGCCCACTTAGCCCTTGAGCAGGCCAGTGGGGTCCTGAGAATTGTCAGGTATTCATCATTGGTAAGACTGAATACCACCAtagaagttaaatattcttcagtactgcatgaaacaagtaaattaaaaatattaactAATCTAAAATGGAGTTGGTGGTTCCTTAATTTCCAAATTGGTTAATCATATAAACTTTAAATGTTGTTCTAGTAAACAAAATTCTTCTTTCATTAATTCATCCTAATTTACTACATATCTGCTGTGTTTTTTAGTAGAAATGTGTTGTAAATGCAATTgtactgtaaatgacaaaaatttaatttttttgccATGTGTTTTGGTATTTTTAGAACCTAGAAGAAAAAGAACGAAAGCAGGCATTTGCTAAAGAAGACCTTAAAAGGGAACATCGCTACCTCCAGAGAAAACTAGAAAGATTATCTCAAGGCCAATATAGAACACAGGAACGCAGCATTAGTGAATGTAGTACCTCAACTAATTCCAATTCCGCATCTGAATCTGGTAAGCATTTGTTCGAAAAAGAAGTTTCACTTTGTATGCATTAACTAGCACAGATGAGTTGTTCATTAAGTTAATAATCACCTGTTTAATCACAGcaattgttacattttttatttgtattgagCAATAAgtctttattaaaaaaaatgaaactgaatgcTGTAAATTTTCGTAAAAAGGAAGTAtcaaagttttaatatttgctaAGGGTTATAAAATTCAAGACACTGTTTATACTCGGGTcaagaaataatgttttcatgtatcattgttcacttaaatgtatttttgaggTTTAGTGAGTTTAGTTGTCCTAATGTAAATGatatgtgatcagttttgtttcTGTACGTGTTTCAGATGAAGTCGACATCATTGGATTCAACAGTGCTCACAGTGATACAGATGACCACAGCAGCATTCAGAGTGTGGGAAGTGATGGTGGTTGTTCTGTAGATACAAAAAGGCTGTCTTTCGTTACAATCCCTGCCTCACTTTGATAGACCAGGAAACCATGCCCTAATTGAGGAAGCATAATTTCTTCATTCAAAAGAAATGTAGGATCTGGTTTGCACATTATATGCAAATTATATGCAGCCTGTGAATTAGTATTGCAACGAGTTGCATTGTTGACTGTTCTTGGAGGAATGCAGATCAACTATAGAGAACTGAAATTGATGTCCAAGGGCCATTTTGAATTCCTCTTGTTTCTCTCttgaagtatatgtacattgtccAGGCTTGGTTGGGTGACCCCTAAAAATATGGCCTTCAATATGTGCAGTTATAGAGGAGCAAGAGAGATAAATTGCAACAAGAACTGTGGATCATTTACAAGGAGTCCAAAT encodes the following:
- the LOC135467945 gene encoding max-interacting protein 1-like, with protein sequence MLSIAQLIQAAEFLERREREAEHGYASTLPMPDESKRNRSKPKKSQGNRSTHNELEKNRRAHLRNCLEKLKDMVPLGRESSRHTTLGLLTEAKSFIKNLEEKERKQAFAKEDLKREHRYLQRKLERLSQGQYRTQERSISECSTSTNSNSASESDEVDIIGFNSAHSDTDDHSSIQSVGSDGGCSVDTKRLSFVTIPASL